In Acidimicrobiia bacterium, the genomic stretch GCCCGCGAGGCTACCGGCCCGGATGCCGCCGCGTGGGGCGGGCAACCCGTCGTACAAGTGAACGCCAGCCGAGCAGGAACACCGACAGGGTCGCCGTCGTCACGAGGATGAAGGAGGGGCCGGTCCCCTTGCCGAATACGAGTCTCCGCGAGGCCAGCCCGACGATGAGCGTCGCCGCCAGCACGACGACACCGGCGGGTGTCGATGTTGGCGCCCACCGACGCCTGACGAGCACCCACCCGACGCCGAGGCCCGCCAGAAACGGGGCCGCCGTGCTCGCCATCCCCGCCAATCCTGCCTCATCGTGTGTGCTGCGGCCGATGGCGACGAAGCCGACGACGAGGGCGGCGTCGGCAGCCACGGACCAGGCTGCCGGAACCCGCCCCGCCTCGTTGCTCGTCGTGGTCACGGTGGCGAGAGTACCGTTGCGAGGTCGCTTGCGAGGAGGGAGCTGTGGCAGGAGAGATCGTTCACTGGGAGCTGATGGGCCCCGACCCGGCCCGCCTGGCGTCGTTCTACGGCGGGCTCTTCGGCTGGAATGCCCAGGCGGTCCCGGACATGGACAACTACATGCTCGTCGACAAGTCCGAGTCCGGTGTCGGCGGCGCCATCGGGAGCGGCTCGGTCGAGATGCCGAGCTACCAGGCGATCTATGTGAGCGTCGACGACATCGACGCCACCCTGGCGCAGGCCGAGGCGGCGGGCGGCAAGACGTTGATGCCACGCACGGTATTGCCGGACGTCGTCATCTTCGCCCTGTTCCAGGACCCGGCAGGCAACGTCATCGGTCTCGTCGAGCCCGGGATGGCGGACTGACCACTCCGGTCCATTGACGGGGAGGGTGCTGATCGTCGGCGCCAGCCGCGGCATCGGCCTCGAACTGACGCGCCAATACGTAGCAGCCGGCTGGGAGACGCACGCCACGACGCGGACGCCGGCAACGCCGGGCCCGCTCGGCTCGATGCCCGTCACCCTCCATGAGCTGGAGGTGCGTGATCCGAGCCATCTGGCGGCCGTCGTGGCCGACATGAGCGGTGCACCGATCGACGTCCTGCTGCACGTCGCAGGGGTCTACCGAGGGTCGACGAACGACATGCTCGAGATCAACGCAGAGGCGCCGATCAGGGTCGCCGAAGCGCTCGTGGAGAACGTCGCCCTGAGCAATCGCCGCACGATCGCCATTCTCACCTCGCAGCTCGGCGCCCGCCGTGGCCGCACCGGAAGCCTTGGCGGCTACGGGGACTCCAAGGCTGCGCTCAACGACGCCTTTCGGGCCAGGGCGGCGTCCTGGTCGGATCGCGGTGTCGGAGCGGTGGTGATCCATCCCGGATGGGTGCGCACCGACATGGGAGGCCGATCGGCGCCGCTCTCGGCCGCCGAGAGCGCAAGAGGGATCCGTGCGCTGCTCGCAGGCCTGACCCCCGTGATGCACGGCCGCTTCTGGACCTGGGACGGGCGGGAGCATCCCTGGTGAGGCAACGGGCGCCTACCCCATGAGGAGATCGCCGTACTCGTCTCGCACGACCTTCTTGTCGAACTTCCCGGTTGCCGTCTTGGGGATGGCGTCGATGAAGACGACACGGTCGGGGAGCCACCATTTGGCAACTCGGCCCTCGAGCCATGAGAGGAGGTCCGATTCGGACGCACCGCTTCCCGGGCGGAGAACGACGAAAGCGGCAGGCCGCTCCTGCCATCTGGCGTGCTTCAGCCCGACCACCGTCGCCTCGGCGACCGCCTCGTGGGCCATCAGCTCGTTCTCGAGATCGAGTGACGAGATCCACTCGCCGCCCGACTTGATGACGTCCTTGGCCCGGTCCGTTATCCGGACGTACCCGTCGGGGGTGATCTTGCAGACATCCCCCGTGCGCAGCCAACCGTCCTGGAAGGACTCTGCCGACCTCGGGTCGTCGTGGTACTCGGCGGCGATCCATGGCCCGCGGATGAGCAGTTCCCCGAACGCCTCACCGTCGTGAGGTAGCTCCGCCCCCGTCTCGTCGACGATCTTGACCTTCAGGCCGGGAATGGGCCGACCTGCCGTCTCGAGCACGTCGAGCTGGCGCTCCCAGTCCCATTCCTCCATGTGCGGCTTGAGCAGCGCCGTCGCGGCGACTGGATTCGTCTCTGTCATTCCCCACCCCTGTACGACCTTGATGCCGCGTTCCCGCCAATACCAGTCGATCATCGCCCTGGGCACGCCCGACCCGCCGCACAGGAAGGCCCTGATGGACGAGGTGTCGATCTCGGGGTGTTCGACGAGGTGCTGCTGGATGCCGAGCCAGACCGTCGGCACGCCCGCCGAGAAGGTGACGCCTTCTCCCTCGACCAGGGCGAGGAGGCCCGCCGGCGTGAGATCCGGCCCGGGGTATGTGATCTTCGCTCCCATCGGGACCGCCTGGAAGGGGTAGCCCCAGGCGGCCGCGTGGAACATCGGAACGACCGGCATGAGGTTGTCCGCCGACGTCATGGCGAAGTTGGCGAGCCCGCTGATCGTGTGCAGGTAGGTGGAGCGCTGGGTGTACGCCACACCCTTCGGATTGCCGGTGGTGCCCGACGTGTAGCAGAACATCATCGGTGAGCGCTCGTCGAGCTCGGGCCAGGCCCCGTGCGGCTCCGCCTCCGCGATGAGATCCTCGTATGCGATGGCTCCCGGCAGGCCCGAGGCGTCGGATCCCATCACAACGACGTTCTCGACCGTCTCGAGGCGGTCGATGATCGGCGCCACCAGCCCGACGAGGTCGGGATCGACGAACAGGGCCTTGTCCTTGCCATGGTTTGCGATGTAGACGATCTGGTCGGCGAACAGGCGGACGTTGAGCGTGTGGCAGACTCGGCCGGCGTTGGCCGTTGCCCAATACAGCTCGTGATGGCGGCGGTTGTTCCAAGCGAACGTCCCGACCGGCTCGCCGCGCCCGACCCCCAGCGTCCTCGCGATCGCCGTCGCCAGCCTTCTGACCCGATCGTCGGTGGCGCCGTACGTCGTCCTCACGATCGTCCGATCGTGCTCCCTCGAAACAATCTCCTGGCTGGCATACAGGCGGACGCCGTGGTCGTACAGCGTCGACATGAGAAGCGGGAAATCGTCCTGCATGTGCATCGATGACCTCGCGATCCGGGTCTGCCACCACGCAAGGTATCAGCGGCCGGCATGTCGTGCCGGTCGGTGCCACCGCCGGCGCGGGGCGATGTGCTCCCGACGCGCCGGAGGATGCGCGTCGGTCCTGTTTCGACCGCTACGAGCCGTCGTCCCCGAAACCGGGGCCGCTCCCGCTCGTCTGGTCCCTCAAGAAGCGCTCGATCTCGGAGGCGAGCTCCTCACCGGTCGTCCCGTCGCTGCCGTCGACCAGCGTCTCGAGCTGCTCGACCATCGCCTTGGCCTCGCCACGCACCTCGAGGATGGCGTCGAGCTGCTGGATCTGCTCGCTCGCCAGGTCGAGCAGGCCGTCGTGGTCGAGCGCCACGCCGAGGTGGACGCAGACCCTCTCCACGAGGGCCGCCACGGCCGGGTAGTACGTCGTGCCGATGTAGTGAGGGACCCGGGCCCAGAAGCCGGTGGCAGGAATCCCCCGAGCCGTCAGGTACGACTCGACGACATTGGCGGCGGCGGCGGGCACTCTGAGCCGTCCACTCGGCCTGTCGACGTCCTCGACGAGCCTGGCCGAGTCGGACGCCGTCATGATGATCGAGGTCGGCCTGGTGTGCGGCGTCGCCCAGGGAACCCCGCCGAGCGAAACCAGCTCCGTCACTCCGACTTGCTCGCTGAAGGTGGCGACCTCGGCGCCGAGGAGTCGCCAGTTCCAGTTCGGCTCCGTCCCGTAGAGGACGAGGAGGTCGCGGCCATCGGCGGAGCTGCGCGCCAGCGTCAGCTCGGGCCACTCGATGTCGCTCATGACCCCGTCGACGAAGTCGACCGTCGGCCGATTGGCCCGGTAGTCGAAGAGCATGTCCGGATCGAGCGTCCCCAGCGGCCTCCCCTTTTCGGCGAAGAACTCGGCGGTCGCCGTCCCTGCCGACCCGGCGCTCACCCACCCTTCGAAGGCCACCAACAGCACCGGCGAGATCAGGTCACCGTGGTCCTGGAAATCGAACATCGCCATCCTGTCAGGCTACCTGCAGCCCGCCTGGGCGCTCGCAGCGAGGCCGCAGGGGCGCTCAGGAGGGCGCCGCCACGTGCCGATAGCCATGGGCAGCAATGATCGGCCAGCCGACCCCGAACCTCGACAAGCAGCACCCTTCGAGGGTCTGGGCGATCGCCGCCGCCCTCGGCGTGTCGATCGCCCTCGTTGCGGGCTCCGTCGCCTACGAGACGCAGCGAGCCGCCGACCGGCCCGTCGGGGAAGGCGAGCTGTTCGCAGAGGATGGAAGGGCCGCCGAGCGGCTCTACTCGGAGTTGATGGTGGGCGGCGCGGGGTCCGCCGAGGCGCTGCGGCACATGCGAAACCGCATCGCCACCGAGGCGGCCAGTGTCGTCGGTGCGGCGGGCTCGATCATCACGTCCACTTCGTCGACCCTCGTCGGGAACGAGGTCGACAATGCCTTCCTGCGGTATGCATTGGCGACGGGGCGCTTCGGGGCGGTTGCCGCCAGGATCGACGTCGACATCGCCATCGACGGCGTCGTCGAGTGGGACGAGGGCGACGTGCTGTACGCGGTGGTCCAGCCGATGGAAGACGGCGCCCTCCTCCTCCACTACGACATCACGGAGCTGCTGAGCCGGAGGATCAGGGCGCGCGGGATCCGTTCGACGACGCTGATGCTGCTCGGCGTCGCCGGGTTGTCCCTGGCGCTCGCGGCGCTCGCACTCGTCGGGCGCGCCCATGCACTGCGCCGCATCAGGGAGGTGGCGCTCGAAGCGAACCTGCTGCGCCGCCACGCCACGGTGCTCGAAGCGAAGAACGTCGAGCTCGACGAGGCGAGGCGTCATGCCGAAGAGGCACTCGAGCTTGCAGAGGAGAAGAACCGGATTCGCGCCGAGTTCGTCCTCATGATCAACCACGAGCTACGCACGCCGCTGACTGCGGTCGTCACCGGCGCCGACCTCCTGACCCGAGGCAACGACCTCAGCGACGAGGACCGCGACACGCTGCTGAGCTCGATGGTGGCGGAGGGGAGGCGCCTCGAGGACATGATCGGCCAGATGCTCTTCGTGGCGAGGATCGAGAACCGCGGCCTCGACTTCCACACGGACGAGACAGCCCTCACCGACGTGTGGGCCAGGGTCGAGTCCTCCAACCCACGGCTGCAGAGCGACCCGTCGGCGTTCCCCGCCTTCCTGGCGGACGCCAGAGTGCTCACTGATGCCACCACCCTGTCGCGCCTCGTCGGATCGCTCGCCGACAACGCCTTCACTCACGGAGCGAGCGTCGTCGGCGTTCGCTGCGTCGACGCGCTGCCGTTCGAGCCGATGGTCGAGGTCGGCGACCGGAGCAGCGACGCGGTGTACTTCGTGGTCGAGGACGATGGTCCCGGCATCGACCCGGCATTCCTGCCTCGCATCTTCGAGAAGTTCGAGAAGACCGGCTTCAGCCCGGGTACCGGGCTCGGGCTGTACCTCGCCAAGCTGATGGTCGAGGCACTCGGCGCTTCGCTGTCGGTGGCTACGTCGCGGCGCGGCACGTCGATGGCGGTCGGGGTCCCGCGTGTCGTCGCCCGGCATTTGGTGGAGTCACGATGAAGAGGCGGCTCGCCAACGTGGTCGGGGTCTGCCTGATCGTGGCGGCGTGCGGCGGAGGCGTCAGAGCCGGCGCGGTGACAGTCGATCTGCAGGAGTTCAGCATCGACGCCTCAGCGACGGCCCTCATCACCGGGGACGTCGAGCTCGAAGTCGAGAACCACGGTGAGTATCCCCATACGCTTGTGGTGAGTGACTCGGACGGCGCCGTCCTCGCCGCAACCGACGTGCTCCAGCCGTCCGAGACGGCGCGACTGTCCCTCGACCTCGAGCCCGGCGCCTACGAGTTCACGTGCCGCATCGTGGGGACCGACGATGCCGGCCGGGTCGTCGACCACTACCAAGCCGGGATGCACCGCACCGTCTCGAGCGCGTGACGCCCACCGCCTCGACCCGGCTACCGGGCCGAGGACCGCTCGTCAGGTGAGCCGGCGAAGACTCTCGGCCAATGGCTCCAACCTCGCCACAGCGAAGGGCTGGACCATCGAGAAGACCACCACGTCGGCACCGGCGTCACCGTAGGCGGCGGCCTGCTGTGCGGCGCCTCCCGAGTCGAGATCGGACGACCATCTGACGTGCGCCATGATGGTGATGTCGTCGACGTCCCGCCCGACGGCGGCGCAATGGCCGGCGAGCACGTCCAGATACTCGGGAAGGTCGGCAGGCGGGATGAAGTTCACGTCCCACATCGATGCCCACCTCGCCACGGCCCGCAAGGTCCGCCTCTTGCCCTTCCCTCCGATCACGATCGGCGGGTGGGGTCGCTGGATGCTCTTCGGCTCGCAGCGGGCGTCGAGTAACTGGTAGTGCTCGCCGGAGAAGGTCGTCGTCTCGTTGCCGAGGAGCGAGACGATCACCTCGATCCCTTCCTCGAACCGGTCGAGCCTCTCCTTGACGGTGCCCAGCTCGATGCCGTAAGCGCCCGACTCTGCCTCGTGCCAGCCGGCCCCGAGGCCGAGGTTGAAGCGTCCTCCGCTGATGATGTCGAGCGAGGCGGCCATGTTCGCCGTCACCGCCGGGTGGCGGTAATGCATGCCGTGGACCATGCAGCCGATCCGGATGCGCGATGTCACCTGTGCCAGGGCGGCGAGCGTCACCCATGCCTCCATGCATGGCCCGGTGGTCGGCTCGGTGAGTGGGTAGAAGTGGTCGAAGTTCCAGGCCGACTCGAAAACGTCCATGTCGTCCGCAGCGCGCCAGATGTCGAGGTAGTCCGTCCATGCCCCGTGGTGGGGCGGCGTCTTGATGGCGAACCGAAGCGGCATGGCCCTCCTCACGGGAACGGTGTGAGGGACCGTAGTCGCGTGCGAAGCGCCACGACCCGGAGCGGCCGCTGAGCTCAGACGATGGTGAAGCGGCCGGCCAGCAGATCCGCCGGCGGCGCCAGCTCGACCCGGCCGTACGGGAACCCCAGCATGAAGTGCACGGGGTCTTCGACCTCGACCACGTGGTCGGGCGGACCGGCGTGCGGCGGGTCGATGGTGGCGGTGCCGTTCGAGATGACGACCGTCACAGGAGGCTCGCCCGGCATCACGATGCTCCATGTCTCGTCGACACCACCGGCGTCCGGCGCCACACAGCCTGCAAGAACCGTGAGGCCGGCTCGCCAGAACGACGTGACGTCGTCCTGATCGATCTCCATCTCTGCGCCCACCGCCCTGGCGATGTCCCACCCGTGCACGAGCACCTCCCCCATCACTACGGCCAGCCCCGTCGTGGCGGGCACCTGGAGGCCGAAGTGGAACGGATAGAGCCGATCGTCGGGCACCTGCGGGATACGGTCGACGATGGCGGCCAGCCTCGCCTCGATCTCGTCGGCCACCGCCGGAAGGCCGCCCTCGACCTCCGCGATCCCGGCGTCGTTCAACTCGACGAGGTGGCTCGGGTCGAAGGCCCTCCTGGCGTCACCGGTCATGCGCCTGAACACGGAGACGAGGTGAGCACCGGTGTCGGCAACGGTCCAGTCGAGTCCGGGGACGAGAGTCCCTGAACGATCGAGCGGAATGCCCCGCAGCAAGTCGACGAGCCGTCGGGTGGCGGCGTCGAAGCGCTTCAGCAAGGCGTCGCGCCGTCCGGGAGTCATCGCCATCGACGCGACCTTAGGTGGGTCCCGAACCTACCTCGCCGAACCCGACGGCGGCGCCACGCCCCGAGCGGCGCCACCGGTGAGGACCGGCGGCGGTACCATCGCCCCGCCGTGTCATCCGAGACGACCTCCCTCGCCGTCGACCACCTGATCCAGCTCGTAGGTGGGGTCGACCCGGCCGGGACGGTGATCGTGACCGACCGGGGAGTGGCGGCCTCCGGCTCGGCGAGCACGGTCGCCGACCTCTTCGACCCGCCACCGCCCATCGTGTCGATCGCCGGCGGCGAACCGACCGTCGAGTCCGTCGACGCCGCCGCGACTGCTTTGCACGGAATCTCGCCGAAGCTGGTGATCGCCGTCGGAGGAGGCTCGGTCATCGACACGTCGAAAGTGGCGACCGCCCTGTCCGGCAAGGAGCTCTCCTCGGCAGATGTGCTCGAGGGCCGCCGCGTCCCGGAGCGGGACATGCAGCTCGTCGCCGTCCCGACCACGGCGGGGTCGGGCGCCGAAGTGACCAGGACCGCCGTGCTCAGCCAGAGCGGCAGGAAGACTTGGGCGTGGGGTGACCCGCTCAGACCGAACGGCGCCTGCCTCATCCCGGCCGTCACCGCGGGCTGTCCCGCCCCTCTGACGCTGGCGTCCGGCCTCGACGCCATCGTTCATGCGATCGAAGCCGGCTCGTCCTGCCGGGCCGATCACACCGACGACCGAGCCCGGGAGGCCTTCCGTCGCGGGTTCGCCGCCATCCGAGACGTGATGTCCCGGCCCGAGGGTCTCGACGGAAGGGCCGAGATGCAGCAGGCCGCCTGCCTGGCAGGCAGGGCCATCGACGCCCACGGGACCGGCGCCGCCCACGCCGTCGGCCACGCCCTCTCGACCGTGCACGGGATTCCGCACGGGTTCGCAGTCGGCTTGTCGCTTGCGGCGACCCTCGAATGGAGCATCGCAGGCGCGGCGGATCGCTATTCGGAGCTCGCCGGCGCCGTCGGCCTCGCAGTGCCGGACCTGCCGTCCGCAATCGGCGCGCTGCTCGGCGAGCTGCGTTTCGTGGAGCTGGCGGCACCGTTCATGCCGGCCGCCATCGACGCTGCCGAGCTCGCCACGGTGCTCGGTGCGCCCGAGAACGCTCCGATGCGAGCCAACAACGCCCGCCCCATCGAAGAGGCCGATCACCGCCCCGTGGCGGACATGACGGCTCGGGCGTGGGACTCGTTGCGCGCCGCCTCGTGACCATCGTCCGCATCGACGTCTCGCAGCACGACCTGCCCCTCGATCCCCCATTCCCTGCCGCCTGGGACCCTCGTCCCCGCGAGACGTTCTCGGTCACGATCGTCCGAGTCACGGACGACACGGGAGCGCAGGGTTTCGGCTCCGGTGGACCCATGCGTGACCTCACCGACTTCGCAGGGCTGTTCCTGGGTCGAGACCCCCTCGACCTGCCGCGACATCACGAGGTGGTCGCCAATGCCTCCTTCCACGCAGGGCGCATGTGGCCCCTCGAGGTGGCGCTCTGGGACCTGGCCGGGAAGCTGCGAGGCGTCCCGCTGTGGCAGATGGTCGGCGGCCGGAGCGAGCGGGTGGCGGCGTACGCCTCGACGGGCGTCCACCGCCAACCGGCAGCCGCCGTCGAGACGGCGCTCGAGGTCAGGGGCCGCGGCTTCCCCGCCATGAAGCTGCGCCTCGGCAGGCCCCGTCTGGAAGACGACCTCGATGTCGTCGCCGCTGTATGCGATGCGGTTGCCGGGGATATGAAGGTACTCGTCGACTGCAACCAGGCATGGCGGATGCCGTGGGACACGGCGAGGCCCTGGACCGTGGAGCACGCCATCGACGTGGCGCAGCGTCTCGCCGATCTCGGCGTGTACTGGATGGAGGAGCCGCTCCATCGTGGCGACGTCGCAGGGATGAGGCGACTGCGCGAAAGCGCAGGGCTGCTGATCGCCGGCGGTGAGATGACGAGGGAGATCCACGAGCTCGAGGCGCTCCTGGCCAACGGGTGCCTCGACGTGTTCCAACCGGACGCGACGCTCACCGGCGGCGTCGAAGGTCTTCGAAGGCTCGCCGCCGGGGTCGAGGCGGCGGGTTGCGCCTTCACACCGCACACCTGGGGCGACGGGCTGGCCGTCATGGCGAACCTGCACCTCGCGGCGGGCGCCTCCTCGCCCCCGTTCGTGGAGTACCCGCTCGACCCTCCGGAGTGGTCCCTCGACCGGAGGGACTTCGTGCTCGTCGCACCGATCGAGGTCGACGCCGAGGCCTGGATCACGATGCCGGACGCCCCAGGGCTCGGCGTCGATCTCGACGAGGAACGGCTCGAGGCCACCCTGGTCTCACACGTGGCGTTCACCCGGGACACCTAGGCTGCCGTCGATGCGCCTACCCGCCTTCCTCGCCGACCCCGCCTCGGGTAGCGGGACGTTCGCATTCACCGGCGCCAGGGTCTTCTCCGGGGGCGGCCCCGTCACCGACGACGCAACGGTCGTCGTCGAGAACGGCAGGATCGCCTCGGTCGGGCGGCGGGACGACGGCATCCCCGACGGTGCTCGCACGATCGAGCTCTCGGGGAAGCTCCTCATGCCGGGGATCATCGACGCCCACGCCCACCTGTCGATGCTGGAACACACACCACGCGGCCCGCACCCCGACAAGGGCGAGGAGCCGGTGCGGCCCGGCGTGGTCGGTCACCTCGTCGGAGCGACGCTGCGGCGCGCCGTGCGCATGGGAATCACCACGATCCGGGACGTGGGAGCGTACGGCGACGTTCTCCTCGAGCTGCGCCAAGGGATGCGCTACGGCGCATTCGTCGGCCCGCGGCTGCTGGTCTGCGGCCGCATCGTCTCGCCGACGGCGCCGGGGGGCCGGTTCTTCCCGGGCATGTACCGAGAAGCTGACGGCGCCGACGAGATGCGCAAGGCGGTTCGGGAGCAGATCAGGGCGGGCGCCGACTTCGTCAAGATCATGAGCACGGGGGCGAGGTCGGTCGAGCTCGAGAACCCGCACCCTTCGCAATGCACCCGCGAGGAGATGGCTGCCTTCGTCGACGAGGCCCACAGGCAGGGATACCGGGCGGCAGCGCACTGCGAGGGCCTCGGCGGAACCGAGCTGGCGGTCCTCGCCGGGGCGGACACGATCGAGCACGGCTTCTACCTCAACCAGCGGCCCGACCTCCTCGAGGAGTTGGCGGGGCGCCGAGGCGTGCTCATCCCGACGCTTTCCTTCCTCCACGACGTGGCCGAGCAGGGAGTGTGGACCGACATGCTCGAAGAGCAGGGCCGCTACAACGTGGAGCAGGCGGACATGACGTTGCGTGCCGCTCGCGACGTCGGCGTGCTCCTGGCGATGGGCTACGACTCGCCGGAGTCCGACCTCGCCGCCAACGAGATCGTCAGGATGGTCGAGCACGGCCTCACCAACGAGGAAGCCCTCGTCGCCGCGACGCACGGGAGCGCTACCGCGCTCGGCATCGACGCCGAGGTGGGCACGATCGAACCAGGCAAGCTCGCCGATTTGGTCGTCGTCGACGGCGACCCCCTGTCGGAGCCGGGAGTCCTCCTCGACGAGGCGAACATCTGGCTCGTCATGCGGAACGGCTCGCCCGCAGCCGGCGCGGCGCTCGACTCGCGGCTGGCGACATCCGAGGCGTAGACCGACGCCCCTCCGAGCGCCTCGCCAGGGCGGGACGCCGTCATGTGCGCCGCCCGTCCGATAGCGTTCGACGTGTCGTTCGCCGAGTCGCGACGACGTATCTCCGTCGTTCGTGCGCGATCGTGACGGTGTCTGCGATGCCGGAGCCCACCGGCGGGAGGTCTGTCTGATGGTGACCAGCCAACCAACGGATCGGTACGTGCTCGAAGGACGGCTCGTCACGATGGGCCCCGACGGTGTGATCGACGACGGTGCGGTGTACGTCGATGGCGGGGTCATCGAAGCCGTGCTCCCGGCGGGGGCGCCGATACCCGACCAGAAGTACGCAGGGGCGGCCAGGATCCGGACCGGCGACACCCTCTACCCCGGATTGATCGAGCTGCACAACCACCTGTCGTACAACGCCATGCCGCTCTGGGACGTGCCGCAGCGATACACGAACAACGGTCAGTGGCGGGGCACCGAGGGCTACACGCGGGAGATCACGAAGCCGACCCAGGTCCTCGGCCAGACCGAGGGCGTCGTCCAGGCCCTCGTCCGCTACGTCGAGTGCCGGGCGCTCTTCGGCGGCGTCACGACGTCGCAAGGCATCACCCTCGCCCAAGCCGGCGGGATCACCAAATACTTCAGGGGGCTCGTTCGCAACGTCGAGCAGCCCCTCGATCCTCGCCTCCCTTCGGCGGGCACCAACATCGCCAACCCGGACGTCGGCGGGGCAGCCGGCTACCTGTCGACGAAGCTCGGCAAGAACACCTGCTATCTGCAGCACCTCTCAGAAGGACGAGACGACACGGCGCGTGGCTGGTTCCTGAGGCTCCGGATCGACGGGGACGACTGGGCGGTGAGCGACGTGCTGTGCGCCATCCACGGCGCCGCCCTCCGCGAGGAGGACTTCGACGTGCTCTCAGAACGCGGAGCCTCGATGGTCTGGTCGCCGCTGAGCAACTATCTGCTGTACGGCGAGACCGCCGACATCGTGGCGGCCAAGAAGGCGGGCATCCGGATCTCGCTGGGATCCGACTGGTCGCCGAGCGGCTCGAAGAACCTGCTCGGGGAGCTCAAGGTCGCCTCGCTGGTGAGCCGGGAACGAGAGGACGTCTTCACTCCTGAGGAGCTGGTGGCAATGGTCACCGTGAACCCGGCAGCGTCAGTCAAGTGGGACGGGCTCCTCGGCAGCATCGAGCAGGGAAAGCTCGCAGACGTCGTCGCCGTCAACGGGCGCGACGGCGACCCCTACCAGCACCTCATCGACGCCCGGGAGACGTCGATCACGCTGGTGGTCATCGGCGGCACGCCGCGCCTCGGCCAGAAGAGCCTCATGGAGAGGTTCTGGGACGATCCCATCGACGAGGTACCGAGCACCGAGAGCTTCCAAGTCGACCGGTCGTCACGCCGGCTGTACCTCGACTCGCCGGACGAGGACCTTCTCGACGGGCTCACGCTGACCGCCGCCGTGGCCCGTCTGAGCGATGCGATGGCCGACCTG encodes the following:
- a CDS encoding iron-containing alcohol dehydrogenase, whose translation is MSSETTSLAVDHLIQLVGGVDPAGTVIVTDRGVAASGSASTVADLFDPPPPIVSIAGGEPTVESVDAAATALHGISPKLVIAVGGGSVIDTSKVATALSGKELSSADVLEGRRVPERDMQLVAVPTTAGSGAEVTRTAVLSQSGRKTWAWGDPLRPNGACLIPAVTAGCPAPLTLASGLDAIVHAIEAGSSCRADHTDDRAREAFRRGFAAIRDVMSRPEGLDGRAEMQQAACLAGRAIDAHGTGAAHAVGHALSTVHGIPHGFAVGLSLAATLEWSIAGAADRYSELAGAVGLAVPDLPSAIGALLGELRFVELAAPFMPAAIDAAELATVLGAPENAPMRANNARPIEEADHRPVADMTARAWDSLRAAS
- a CDS encoding mandelate racemase/muconate lactonizing enzyme family protein, with the translated sequence MGLVARRLVTIVRIDVSQHDLPLDPPFPAAWDPRPRETFSVTIVRVTDDTGAQGFGSGGPMRDLTDFAGLFLGRDPLDLPRHHEVVANASFHAGRMWPLEVALWDLAGKLRGVPLWQMVGGRSERVAAYASTGVHRQPAAAVETALEVRGRGFPAMKLRLGRPRLEDDLDVVAAVCDAVAGDMKVLVDCNQAWRMPWDTARPWTVEHAIDVAQRLADLGVYWMEEPLHRGDVAGMRRLRESAGLLIAGGEMTREIHELEALLANGCLDVFQPDATLTGGVEGLRRLAAGVEAAGCAFTPHTWGDGLAVMANLHLAAGASSPPFVEYPLDPPEWSLDRRDFVLVAPIEVDAEAWITMPDAPGLGVDLDEERLEATLVSHVAFTRDT
- a CDS encoding amidohydrolase family protein, which translates into the protein MRLPAFLADPASGSGTFAFTGARVFSGGGPVTDDATVVVENGRIASVGRRDDGIPDGARTIELSGKLLMPGIIDAHAHLSMLEHTPRGPHPDKGEEPVRPGVVGHLVGATLRRAVRMGITTIRDVGAYGDVLLELRQGMRYGAFVGPRLLVCGRIVSPTAPGGRFFPGMYREADGADEMRKAVREQIRAGADFVKIMSTGARSVELENPHPSQCTREEMAAFVDEAHRQGYRAAAHCEGLGGTELAVLAGADTIEHGFYLNQRPDLLEELAGRRGVLIPTLSFLHDVAEQGVWTDMLEEQGRYNVEQADMTLRAARDVGVLLAMGYDSPESDLAANEIVRMVEHGLTNEEALVAATHGSATALGIDAEVGTIEPGKLADLVVVDGDPLSEPGVLLDEANIWLVMRNGSPAAGAALDSRLATSEA